One region of Streptomyces rishiriensis genomic DNA includes:
- a CDS encoding fibronectin type III domain-containing protein has protein sequence MRRVVLWIVLCGLVAGLCCGCAGADRDDGRAPGAPTGVTAQAGSATSVHVMWNAVAADPAVSAYEVYRGSGKVQEVPGSAHMLDVVRLSPSTTYVFTVRARDGEGRLGPRSREVRATTPAAAAADRSPPTPPGAVTGRAAGSRAVQLSWTASTDDRKVVSYDVCQGGVRIHSVGGGQTATVVTGLRPGARYSFTVRARDAADNVSPAGAPVRLTTAPGDDGGPQTAPADFRAGTRLADGAYYLDLSWEPPRVDGVVTEYQIQLDGRPATSLVWGGTPPAGRATYSFYVGREEGAGHRVRLRARLPDGTWGAFSVERTVTTGAAR, from the coding sequence GTGCGACGTGTTGTGCTGTGGATCGTGCTGTGCGGCCTGGTGGCGGGCCTGTGCTGCGGGTGCGCGGGCGCGGACCGGGACGACGGACGGGCGCCGGGCGCGCCGACCGGGGTCACCGCGCAGGCCGGGAGCGCGACGAGCGTGCACGTCATGTGGAACGCGGTCGCCGCTGACCCCGCGGTCAGCGCCTATGAGGTGTACCGCGGTTCCGGGAAGGTCCAGGAGGTGCCCGGCTCCGCGCACATGCTGGACGTCGTCCGTCTCTCGCCGTCCACCACCTACGTCTTCACGGTGCGCGCCCGCGACGGCGAAGGGCGGCTCGGTCCGCGCAGCCGGGAGGTGCGGGCCACCACACCGGCGGCCGCGGCGGCGGACCGCTCGCCCCCGACCCCGCCGGGTGCGGTGACCGGCCGGGCGGCCGGGAGCCGGGCCGTCCAGCTGTCCTGGACGGCGTCCACGGACGACCGGAAGGTGGTGTCCTACGACGTCTGCCAGGGCGGCGTGCGGATCCACAGCGTCGGCGGGGGCCAGACGGCGACGGTCGTCACGGGACTGCGTCCCGGGGCGCGTTACTCGTTCACCGTCCGGGCCAGGGACGCCGCCGACAACGTCTCGCCCGCCGGTGCGCCCGTACGCCTGACCACCGCGCCGGGGGACGACGGGGGGCCGCAGACCGCGCCGGCCGACTTCCGGGCAGGCACCCGCCTCGCGGACGGGGCCTACTACCTCGACCTGTCGTGGGAGCCGCCCCGGGTGGACGGCGTGGTGACGGAGTACCAGATCCAGCTCGACGGCCGGCCGGCCACCTCGCTGGTGTGGGGCGGGACCCCGCCTGCGGGAAGGGCGACCTACAGCTTCTACGTGGGGCGGGAGGAAGGGGCCGGGCACCGGGTGCGGCTGCGGGCCCGGCTGCCGGACGGCACGTGGGGCGCGTTCTCGGTGGAACGGACCGTGACGACGGGCGCGGCACGGTGA
- a CDS encoding PadR family transcriptional regulator, which yields MSLPHAILTALLERPSSGLDLTRRFDRSIGYFWSATHQQIYRELGRLESEGHIRALPAQAPARGQKKAYEVLPAGRAELARWTAAAQDPKPHRDAMLLRLRAAAVVGTAGLEADLRRHLDLHRRQLAEYEEIEKRDFPPGDDSAQARLQHLVLRAGIELETFWTQWLTEAIEELPVVGDGTA from the coding sequence ATGTCACTCCCGCACGCGATCCTCACCGCCCTGCTCGAGAGGCCCTCGTCGGGGCTGGATCTGACCCGCCGGTTCGACCGGTCGATCGGCTACTTCTGGTCGGCCACGCACCAGCAGATCTATCGCGAGCTGGGAAGACTGGAGTCCGAGGGGCACATCCGGGCCCTGCCCGCGCAGGCGCCGGCCCGCGGGCAGAAGAAGGCGTACGAGGTCCTGCCCGCGGGACGTGCCGAACTCGCCCGGTGGACGGCGGCCGCCCAGGACCCGAAGCCGCACCGCGACGCCATGCTGCTGCGGCTGCGCGCCGCGGCGGTCGTCGGCACCGCGGGGCTCGAGGCCGACCTGCGCCGCCATCTCGACCTGCACCGCAGGCAGTTGGCCGAGTACGAGGAGATCGAGAAGCGCGACTTCCCGCCCGGCGACGACAGCGCGCAGGCCAGGCTGCAGCACCTGGTCCTGCGCGCGGGCATCGAGCTGGAGACGTTCTGGACCCAGTGGCTCACCGAGGCCATCGAGGAGCTGCCCGTGGTGGGGGACGGGACCGCCTAG
- a CDS encoding NADPH-dependent 2,4-dienoyl-CoA reductase, with amino-acid sequence MSRYPHLLSPLDLGFTTLPNRVLMGSMHVGLEEAERGFERMAAFYAARARGGVGLIVTGGIAPNDEGRPYEGGAKLTTEAEAEQHRVITDAVHREGGRIAMQILHFGRYAYHRDLVAPSPLQAPISPFPPRELSDADVERTIDDYVRAARLARQAGYDGVEIMGSEGYLVNEFIAAPTNHRTDRWGGSYENRTRFPLEIVRRVREAVGEDFIVIYRLSMLDLVPGGSTFDEVVTLAKAVESAGATIINTGIGWHEARIPTIATSVPRGAYTWVTKKLMGAVSVPLVTTNRINTPELAEELLADGCADMVSLARPMLADPEFVAKAAADRPEAINTCIGCNQACLDHTFSGKITSCLVNPRACHETELILAPTRLRKRVAVVGAGPAGLACAVSAAERGHDVTLFDAASEIGGQLNVARKVPGKQEFDETLRYFRHQLDAHGVDVRLDSPVGAADLADYDEVVVATGVSPRTPDIPGVDHPSVVGYLDVLRDGAPVGDRVAILGAGGIGFDVAEFLTDGGDKASEDPATYFRQWGVDMDYQGPGGLAAPERPAPPRTVHLLQRKTGKVGAGLGKTTGWIHRAELKHRGVTMVPGVRYDRIDDAGLHLTVSERSMLLEVDTIVLCTGQDPRRDLYEELLAAGGKVHLIGGADVAAELDAKRAIQQGTELAAAL; translated from the coding sequence ATGAGCCGTTACCCGCACCTGCTGAGCCCGCTCGACCTGGGCTTCACCACGCTGCCCAACCGCGTCCTGATGGGCTCGATGCACGTCGGCCTCGAGGAGGCCGAGCGCGGTTTCGAGCGCATGGCGGCGTTCTACGCCGCCCGGGCGCGCGGGGGAGTGGGCCTCATCGTCACCGGCGGCATCGCCCCCAACGACGAGGGCCGGCCCTACGAGGGGGGCGCGAAGCTCACCACGGAGGCGGAGGCCGAGCAGCACCGGGTGATCACCGACGCCGTGCACCGCGAGGGCGGCCGCATCGCGATGCAGATCCTGCACTTCGGCCGGTACGCCTACCACCGGGACCTGGTCGCCCCCAGCCCGCTCCAGGCGCCGATCAGCCCCTTCCCGCCCCGCGAGCTGAGCGACGCCGACGTGGAGCGCACGATCGACGACTACGTCCGCGCCGCCCGCCTCGCCCGGCAGGCCGGTTACGACGGCGTCGAGATCATGGGCTCCGAGGGCTACCTCGTCAACGAGTTCATCGCCGCCCCGACCAACCACCGCACCGACCGCTGGGGCGGCTCGTACGAGAACCGCACGCGCTTCCCCCTCGAGATCGTGCGGCGCGTACGCGAGGCGGTCGGCGAGGACTTCATCGTCATCTACCGGCTGTCCATGCTGGACCTGGTGCCCGGCGGCTCGACCTTCGACGAGGTCGTCACCCTGGCGAAGGCCGTCGAGTCGGCCGGCGCCACCATCATCAACACCGGCATCGGCTGGCACGAGGCGCGCATCCCCACCATCGCCACCTCCGTGCCGCGCGGCGCCTACACCTGGGTGACGAAGAAGCTCATGGGCGCGGTCTCCGTGCCGCTCGTCACCACCAACCGCATCAACACCCCCGAACTCGCCGAGGAACTGCTCGCGGACGGCTGCGCGGACATGGTCTCGCTGGCCCGCCCGATGCTCGCCGACCCCGAGTTCGTGGCCAAGGCCGCGGCGGACCGCCCCGAGGCCATCAACACCTGCATCGGCTGCAACCAGGCCTGCCTCGACCACACCTTCAGCGGGAAGATCACCTCCTGCCTCGTCAATCCGCGCGCCTGTCACGAGACCGAGCTGATCCTCGCCCCGACCCGGCTGCGCAAGCGGGTCGCGGTGGTGGGCGCCGGCCCGGCGGGCCTGGCCTGCGCCGTGAGCGCCGCCGAACGCGGCCATGACGTCACCCTCTTCGACGCCGCGAGCGAGATCGGCGGCCAGCTCAACGTGGCCCGCAAGGTCCCCGGCAAGCAGGAGTTCGACGAGACGCTGCGCTACTTCCGCCACCAGCTCGACGCGCACGGCGTGGACGTACGGCTCGACTCACCCGTGGGCGCGGCGGACCTGGCCGACTACGACGAGGTCGTCGTCGCCACCGGCGTCAGCCCCCGTACCCCCGACATCCCCGGCGTCGACCACCCGAGCGTCGTCGGCTACCTCGACGTGCTGCGCGACGGCGCGCCCGTCGGCGACCGGGTCGCGATCCTCGGCGCGGGCGGCATCGGCTTCGACGTCGCCGAGTTCCTCACCGACGGCGGCGACAAGGCGAGCGAGGACCCGGCCACCTACTTCCGCCAGTGGGGCGTCGACATGGACTACCAGGGTCCCGGCGGTCTCGCGGCCCCCGAGCGCCCCGCCCCGCCCCGCACGGTCCACCTCCTCCAGCGCAAGACCGGCAAGGTCGGTGCGGGCCTCGGCAAGACCACCGGCTGGATCCACCGCGCCGAGCTCAAGCACCGGGGCGTCACCATGGTCCCCGGCGTGCGCTACGACCGGATCGACGACGCCGGGCTGCACCTCACCGTGAGCGAGCGGAGCATGCTGCTCGAGGTCGACACCATCGTGCTGTGCACGGGTCAGGACCCGCGCCGGGACCTGTACGAGGAACTGCTCGCCGCCGGTGGGAAGGTGCACCTCATCGGGGGCGCCGACGTCGCCGCTGAACTGGACGCCAAGCGCGCCATCCAGCAGGGCACGGAACTGGCGGCGGCGCTGTAG